The Helianthus annuus cultivar XRQ/B chromosome 11, HanXRQr2.0-SUNRISE, whole genome shotgun sequence region TTGTCTAAAATCTTATCCATCTTGCCAATGTCATTCCACACCCCCGGGATTGTTTTTTTCAGCGGGATCAAAAGATTTGAGCTACTCTTGTGAATCGAGCTAATAACTTTAGCCCATAACTGATTCGGATTCGACTTATATCTCCACCACCATTTAGTCAACATCGCTATATTGAAATCTCTTATATTCCCTACACCTAGCCCACCTTTTCTTTTAGATTTCGTTATCCCTTCCCAACGAACCCATCTCATCTTTTTTATCGACTCGGAAAATCCCCAAACAAAATCTCTTCGGATCTTCTCCAATTTATTGATCACGCATTTCGGGGCAAcaaaaagagaaagaaaataCGAGGGAAGACTACCAAGAACCGATTTGGCCAAGGTGACTCTACCCGCAAGAGACAGAAACTTAGCCTTCCATTTGGATAATTTTGCTGAAAATTTCTTGATCACTGGATCCCAAAACTTTGATCTCTTCATATTAGCGCCTATAGGGATGCCAAGGTAGGAGAACGGGAGCTTTCCAACTTCACATTTTAACACATTAGCCAGCCGcagtttttcttcttcatcaaccCCAAACCCGTACAATTTGCTTTTTTGGAAGTTTACTCTTAGGCCCGTAACCAAGTTCAACCACCGAAGAAGGCGACTCAAAGTGACCGCATTTTGAACCGACCAACGACCTAAGAATAGGACATCGTCTGCGTAACATAAATGCGATAATAAAGGGCCATCATTAGGAATCTTAATCCCCTCATATAGACCTGCGTTCATCACCCTATTCATAAACAAAGAGATTATTTCCATCGCCATAATAAAGAGAAAGGGGGAAATAGGGTCGCCCTGCCTCAGCCCTCTTTTATATTTGAATTCATCCGTTGGAGATCCGTTCACCAATATCAATCCCGTCCCAGAAGACAAACATCCTTTAATCCAGCAGATCCACTTTTCCGGAAAAGACATACATTCCATCAGAAAAAATAGGAACTTCCAGTTAATAGAATCGTAGGCCTTCTCGAAATCCACTTTAAAAATGAAGAGACCTTGTTTATTCTTCTTGGCCCAAGCAACCGTCTCACTGATAATTAACGGACTATCCAGTATATTCCTACCTCCTAAAAACGCCGACTGAGTCGGCGAAATTAAATCCCCAATGACTGCTTTCAACCGATTAGCCAACACCTTCGAAATGATCTTATAAATGGACCCCACCAAAGAAATTGGGCGAAAATTGGCTAGGGATTGGGGGTCTTTTATTCATCCATTATTAAAATTACATTCTTCAAAACTAAATACAATTTA contains the following coding sequences:
- the LOC110888912 gene encoding uncharacterized protein LOC110888912, with protein sequence MAMEIISLFMNRVMNAGLYEGIKIPNDGPLLSHLCYADDVLFLGRWSVQNAVTLSRLLRWLNLVTGLRVNFQKSKLYGFGVDEEEKLRLANVLKCEVGKLPFSYLGIPIGANMKRSKFWDPVIKKFSAKLSKWKAKFLSLAGRVTLAKSVLGSLPSYFLSLFVAPKCVINKLEKIRRDFVWGFSESIKKMRWVRWEGITKSKRKGGLGVGNIRDFNIAMLTKWWWRYKSNPNQLWAKVISSIHKSSSNLLIPLKKTIPGVWNDIGKMDKILDKAGISLIQNLVEENGVWKWRSSAEAGFSVKQVRWDLESCRVASAVVDPALLWNSWAPGKGNILLWRALLGRIASREGLVRRGVTLPDVNCPRCGLDIESSDHIFIRCLWAKSIWWNVLSWLRISFPSQCDSLEELVKYIKECPGSATWKRLVSTVVIATVWRIWSARNAKVFEDLFIPIMKTVGFIKEDSFIWFCNRAKNMKPTWEKWVLFDVVDLM